From Halorussus lipolyticus:
AGCACCAGCACGTCGTAGTCTCGCTGGGCCAAGTCGCGTGCGCACTGCGCTCCGGCCGGTCCGGCACCGGCGACGATTACGTCGAAGTGTTCAGACATAGAGTGACTCCTCGGTGTGAGTAGAAGACGGCGTTTTGTCTGCTGTCCCGAAGCCTCCTACCGGTCGGTCGTCGCCGGTCCGGTGGGCCTCGAACTGTTCGCTCGGGGTCGGGGCGGCCCCGTTCTCCGCCTCGCCCCCGACGACGGGACTGCCACCCGAACCGGTCCGGACGGCCGGCGAAGTCGTCCCGTCAACGTCGTATTCGTCCGCAGTCATCTCTACTGCGTGTATTCACCTCTCCCTTAAAAAACGGACGCAAACGCTCTCGCACGGAAATTCTGTTGGCGCTCTGCGGGCACAAGACGAACCGTGTCAACCGGACGTTCCGCGGTCGGTGCGTCGGTTACTCGGGGTCCCGGACGACTTCGGTCTCCTCGGAGAAGTCGACCGACCATCGCTCACGGGCACTGGTTCTGCAAGCAACGTATGGATGTCCCTCGGACGTAATTATAATACTTAAGAAGCTGTAAATATTGCTTGGGTCGGCTCAGTAGTGGAGTTCCCGACCGTCGAGGTAGACGCTCGTGCCGTCGTCACACCGCATATCGGTGAGGTCGCCTCGGAACAGGAAGCTATCGCCGCCGCCTGCGAGCGCGCCGGTCACGATGTCGCTCCGGATGCGGTCCTCGCCGTCCACGGTGACCGCGTGGTGGCCGACCGCGTGGGGCGCGCAACTGTACCGTGACTTCTCGACGCCCCCACCCGAAATCATGAAGGCGTAATCCCGTAACCGGTCGCCGTCGCCACCGCAGAGCGTCAGGTGGTGCTTGTCCGGGTGGTGCTTCCCGCAGGGGCACTTGCCCCGCTTCTTGCGTTTCTTCTTCTTTTTCTTGTGGTGCTTCTGCTTCTTCTTCTTCTTTTTTCTCCGGCCGCCCGCGCGGACGACCACGGTGAGGACGTTGCCGAAACAGAGGTGGTCGTGAGTGACTGGGCACGCCACGAGTCGGAACCGGAACCTGCCGGGCCGGAGACCGGTCAGCGTGACCGCCACCCGGAAACTGCTCCGCGCGGTCACGACTCGCTGGAGGCCACCGTACCACTTGTCGTGGCCCGCCCGCGAGACCTGCGCGCCGATTCTACAGCGGCGGCAGTTCACCCGGTCCATCCCGTGGACCTTGCCCGTCGTCTTGGCCCGGCCGTCGCCACCGTCGCCGCCCCCGCTGTCGGTTCCCCCGAGGAGTTCCACGTCGGTCGTCTGCACGTCGAGCGGTCGCTCGTCTCCGCCGTGCGGAGTCGCCCCGCCTCGGTCGGCGCTCGCGGTCAGGAGCGACCCGCCCGCGACGGCCGCCGCTCCTCGGCGGAGGAGGCCCCGCCGGGAGACGGCCAGCGTGGGCAGGCGGTCGGTCGTCGATTCGGTACCATCGGCGGTGAGTTCGGCCGCGTCGGCGAACTCGCTCACGTCGGTCGTGAGTTCGATGGGTTTGGTCTGAAGGTGCGTGTCGTCTGGCATGACTCGTTTCACGCACCGACCTGAAGTGTGTTAACTACCACCAAACGTTCAGTTGCTTCGCCGGGGTCAACCGGAGTTCAGCCAACTCAACCCGGCTTTAGGAACACAACGCGACGTGACGGGGCCGTAATCGGTGCGTGCCGGCGGCGACTGCGAGCGTCGATTTTCGGGCCTCGGGGCGCGAGCGACCGGACCCGACTTCAAACTGGAATTGAACCGATAGCTTCGGCGCTACTCTGCGGTCGTCTCCTCTCCGCGCGTGACTGTCGCAACCGTCTCCGTCTGGCCGTCGTGGCGGTGGACCACCTCGACGGTCTCGGGCAGTCGGTCGCGGACGCCGAGGACGGCCTCGTACTCCACACTCGCCACGCACTGGGCGCACACCCCGGCGCTCGGTTCCGTGGTAGCGACCACGACTCGCAGGGTGTCGGCCGAGGAGACCGACACGTCGGCCAGTCGCGCGCCGTAGCAGGGGTTCGGCGTGCGAATGGCTCCTGAGACCGTGACTGACTCGTCGGCGAACGAGACGCTGGCCTCGCTGGCCGACCCGCAGGACCCCGCGAACGCGGTGAACGTCCGGTCCGTGACCTCCGGCGGGCATCCGACCTCGGTCGTGACGGTCCTCGATTTCACCTGCCCGTCGGGCGTGACTCCGACCTCGGTCGCCGAGTCGTTGCAGTCGAACTGCGCTCTCGGGATTCGGATGGTTTCGGCACCGCCAGCGCCTCCGCCGGGCGTGACGGTCAGCGCGTACCCCGCCGGTTCGAGGAGTCGCATCGTCAGGTACCCGTCCGCGGGGAACTCGACCTGTCGGTCCACCAACGCCCCGTCGCTCCCGGTTCCGCCACCGGCTCCGGTTTCGCCACCGACCCCATCCCGCGAGAGGACGAGGGCGACAGTCCGGGCCGAATCGCTGTCGTTCCACACCCTGACCGCGTGCGGTTGGTTGTTCTCGGGATTCCGAACCCCGGCCCGCGACCCGACCGAAATCGTGGCGAATGGCCGCTCGGCCGACGAGTCGATGCCGGAGAACCCCTCGTCCTCGGTCGTGGTCTGGGTCGTCTGCGTGTCCTGTTTCGCGGTCGCTCGTCGGTCTCCGGCGAACCCCACGATTCCGGTCGCCCTCACGCCGACTGCTGTCAGCAGTTCCCGTCGATTCATGAATCTGGCCACGACGTTTCCGCGGATAATTTTGTGGGCCGGGGCGCGCAAGCGTGTTTGGCGAAGTAGCTGAAACTGGAGTTGTGGCTTCGAGCAGAGAGAACTGGGTTTCGAAGCCATCCGAGGATTTGGCTACTCACCCGAGCGAAACGGCGGGAAACGAAAATGCAGAACTGAAGAAAGACGACCGAATTCAGTTCCGGTCGTCAGTAGAACTCTCGAACGAGGTCCATCGCGCCCTCGGGGGCACCGTCCGGAATGTCGGCCATGTTCGAATCCAGACCGTGGAGGTCCGAGTAGGGCACGCTCTCCTCGTCCTGATAGAGGACGCCCTGATACTCCTTGTCGGCGTCGAGAATCTTCTCTTTGGCAGACTCGCGGTCGGTCGGGTCGTGGTCCGTCTCGTCGAGGTCCACGATGGAGTCGCGGAAGTAGTCGTAGGTGTCCACGTCGTTGAACGTCACGCACGGACTGAAGACGTTCACGAAGCCGAAGCCGTCGTGTTCGATTGCCTTCTGGACGATTTCGGTGTGGCGCTGGGCGTCGGTGGAGAACGACTGGGCGATGAAGCTTCCGCCTGCCGAGAGGGCCAGCGCGAGGGGGTTGACCGGCGGCTGTTTCGGACCCTCGGGAGTCGTGGAGGTCTCGAAGTCCTCGCGCGAGGTCGGCGAGGCCTGCCCCTTGGTCAGTCCGTAGATTCGGTTGTCCATGACGACGTAGGTCATGTCCACGTTCCGGCGGACCGCGTGGATGAAGTGACCCGCGCCGATGGAGTAGCCGTCACCGTCGCCGCCCGCAACCATCACTTCGAGGTCGGGGTTGGCGAGTTTGACGCCCGTCCCGACCGGGAGGGCGCGACCGTGAACGCCGTGAAGCGCGTAGCTGTGCATGTAGGTGCCGATTTTGCCGGAACAGCCGATGCCCGCCACGACGAAGGTGTTGTCCGGGTCGTTGCCCGTGTTGGCCAGCGCCTTCATCATGCCGTTCATCGTGCCGAAGTCCCCGCATCCGGGGCACCACGTCGGCTGTTTGTCGGATTTGAAATCCGTGAATCTAACTTCTGAACTCATGCTTTGACCTCCTCGCTCTGGAGCTTCTGCTTGATTTCCTCTGCCAGTTCGTCGGCCTTGAACCTGACGCCGTTGTACTTGTTGACGCGCTTGACGCGAGTCAGGGCGTCGTGTTCGAGAACGTCGGCGAACTGTCCGTTGGCGTTACACTCGACGACGATGACCTCGTCCGCCGACTCGATGTCGTCGCTGAGGTCGGGCCGCGGGAAGATGTAAGGCACCGAGAGGAACCGCACGTCGATGTCGTCCTCCTCGAGGTAGTCGAGGGCCTCTCGCATCGCGCCCTCGTTGGACCCCCACGAGATGACGAGGTTGTTCGAGTCCGGATTA
This genomic window contains:
- a CDS encoding 2-oxoacid:ferredoxin oxidoreductase subunit beta, whose product is MSSEVRFTDFKSDKQPTWCPGCGDFGTMNGMMKALANTGNDPDNTFVVAGIGCSGKIGTYMHSYALHGVHGRALPVGTGVKLANPDLEVMVAGGDGDGYSIGAGHFIHAVRRNVDMTYVVMDNRIYGLTKGQASPTSREDFETSTTPEGPKQPPVNPLALALSAGGSFIAQSFSTDAQRHTEIVQKAIEHDGFGFVNVFSPCVTFNDVDTYDYFRDSIVDLDETDHDPTDRESAKEKILDADKEYQGVLYQDEESVPYSDLHGLDSNMADIPDGAPEGAMDLVREFY